One window from the genome of Cryptomeria japonica chromosome 6, Sugi_1.0, whole genome shotgun sequence encodes:
- the LOC131037537 gene encoding uncharacterized protein LOC131037537, translating to MKVYQNPEGPVCNRCKQERGINRLSAINNMDPGPQPPELACLTQVEEILIARLNPILQVTHATGGQFKYKGHTISFPQHIEKIAEKLPHSITSLPIIIVRRKYQRGTSYNFIVNRDHVYRALQYKIQNDKFYADVTIDTCALENLSEGCDQNIFEQRKTVNMELDSDTNEIWFVGQLLETKEENIIDHTTSMASKPPNAQREMELIRAWINNNNTHPSSLIEWPSIGGSPINEYTTLGLLDMVFPTLSPNGKCDWLEPRIKQVHLHEYAKHLIQYRDNHFGKHPKFQYYITNMIMRHRAQTSTFVFIKRNLGELPITIMELRKHMENIPNSHLADRLMQFGTTLRGTRSYWTKCRAELTDMLHQIGTPTIFFTLSAIDLYWPDLHALMPSITPSNPREAQLWRKKNVIDYPHIVAQYMHLRNSNFRKHVLEKGLDVRDYWYRYEWQHRGSPHVHGFL from the coding sequence ATGAAAGTATATCAAAATCCGGAAGGACCTGTTTGCAACAGATGCAAGCAAGAGAGAGGAATAAACAGATTATCAGCTATCAATAATATGGATCCCGGACCCCAACCACCTGAACTAGCATGCTTGACGCAAGTAGAAGAAATTCTTATCGCACGCTTAAATCCAATATTACAAGTTACGCATGCCACAGGTGGTCAATTCAAATATAAAGGACATACAATTAGCTTTCCACAACACATTGAAAAAATAGCAGAAAAATTGCCACATTCTATTACAAGCTTGCCAATAATTATAGTGCGAAGGAAATATCAACGCGGGACGAGTTACAATTTTATAGTAAACAGAGACCATGTGTATAGAGCACTACAGTACAAAATTCAGAATGACAAATTTTATGCAGACGTCACGATTGATACATGTGCACTAGAAAATTTATCAGAAGGATGTGATCAAAATATATTTGAACAGCGGAAAACTGTAAACATGGAATTAGATTCTGACACAAATGAAATTTGGTTTGTCGGACAGCTCTTGGAAACTAAAGAAGAAAACATTATTGATCACACGACATCGATGGCATCAAAACCACCAAATGCACAAAGAGAGATGGAGTTGATTCGTGCATGGATTAACAACAATAACACACATCCATCATCATTGATCGAGTGGCCATCGATTGGTGGATCTCCAATCAACGAATATACTACATTAGGACTACTAGATATGGTATTCCCGACATTGTCTCCCAATGGGAAATGTGACTGGTTGGAGCCTCGAATAAAACAAGTACATCTCCATGAATATGCAAAGCATCTAATTCAATACAGAGATAACCATTTTGGGAAGCATCCCAAGTTCCAATATTACATTACAAATATGATTATGAGGCATCGAGCACAAACGTCAACTTTTGTTTTCATCAAAAGAAATCTAGGTGAATTGCCAATCACTATAATGGAACTACGTAAGCATATGGAGAATATTCCAAACTCACATTTAGCTGATAGGTTGATGCAATTTGGTACAACTCTAAGAGGTACAAGATCTTACTGGACAAAATGTCGAGCAGAACTAACAGACATGCTACATCAGATTGGAACACCGACTATATTTTTCACTTTAAGTGCCATAGATTTGTATTGGCCAGACTTACATGCACTCATGCCAAGTATAACACCATCAAATCCACGTGAAGCTCAGTTATGGCGAAAAAAAAATGTCATTGATTATCCACATATTGTTGCACAATACATGCATCTACGAAACTCCAATTTTAGAAAACATGTCCTTGAGAAAGGATTAGATGTTAGAGATTATTGGTATcgatatgaatggcaacatagaGGATCTCCACATGTACATGGATTTCTCTAG